The genomic segment CAGCCATGTTGCCGAAGGGATGCATGTCGAGATCCTGTTCGCGGGTTTTGGCAGGGAAGCCTTCGATGTGACGATCGAGAAGATTCGGCCTCAGAGTGAAGTGCGCGAGGACCAAAACGTGTTCATTGCGGAATGTCTGCTCGCCAATGACGATGGCCGATTGCGGCCCGGTATGAAAGGGCACGCGAAAGTCTACGGGCAACAACACACGCTTGGCTGGATCGTGTTGCACCGCGCCTGGGAACAAGCTTGTATGTGGATGCCTTGGTAGCATTCGTCTCGAACAAGGGGCCAAGCAGTATCGATCAACCCCTTGCCGCTGAAACCCTTCAGAGATTTGATCTGCGATCAGCCAGGAGCCTATCGAATATGAGCGACGAACCGATTGCTGCCGACCCAATCACGGTCGAGGTGATGTCCTTTCGTCCCTGCATTCGAGAGGATTTGCGGGTCACACGGCAAGTCCATTCGGGGCTTCCGAGTTTTGTCATCGAGGATCCCGTGTCGGGACGGTTTTCCCGAGTCGGAAACGTGGAGTATACCTTTCTTTCACAGCTGGATGGGCGCACAACGGTCGCCGAGGCCTTTGCCGTCACCGCGTCCAAGCACGGACTCGATGCTCTCGACGAACAAGACGCCGTCTCGCTGTGTGGTTGGCTGGTGGAATCAGGACTGGCACACACCAACGCATCGAAAACAGGACGCCGCGTTGCGGACGTGGCTCGCAAGCAGCGCGAGCAAGTGATCGTCGGAGCGATGAACCCGATGTTTCAAAAGATACCGCTGTGCAATCCTTCGTTCATGGTGGACCCGATGGTCCGGGTTGCAAAACGCTTGTCGCAACGCTCGATGGTGCGAGTTGTGTTGATGTTCACCGCCGCGTTGGGTTTCGCTGCAACGACGCTGGCGCTGATCGGGAACTGGCATGATCTATGGAACGCATCCCGCAACGTCTTTGCAGATGGCAACTGGATTTGGTTGATTGCGACATGGGTGATCGTCAAAGGCATTCATGAACTCGGCCATGCGACAGCTTGCCGATGGCTGGGCGGGCGAGTGGGCGAGGCGGGTGTGATGTTGGTGCTGTTCATGCCGCTGCCGTATGTGGACGTCAGCAGTTCCTGGGCCTTTCCGAACAAGTGGCATCGGATGCTCGTTGCCGGCGCGGGAATGATGGTCGAAGCGGCAATGGCAAGCATCGCGTTTTGGTTTTGGCTGTGCGTCGAGGATCCGGTTGTGCAAATGCACGCGCGCAATCTGATCGTTGCTGCCACGATCACGACCGTGTTGTTCAACTTGAACCCGCTGATGCGATTCGATGGATACTACCTGCTTTCGGACTATCTTGAACTGCCAAATCTTTCCACCAACGCGACCCGTTGGTTGACTTACCTTCGTCAGAAATATTGGCTTGGTGCATCCGTTACACGCCCGACCTGGCCCGAAGGTCAAGTGCCAATGGTTGCGACCTACGCGGTGGCAGCGTTTGTTTGGCGAATCCTGATTTGTGTCACGCTGGCGATGGCGGCGATGTCATTGTGGAGGGGTGCTGGGATTTTGCTTGCAGCCGTCGCGATCACGTTTTGGATCGGTAAGCCGATCGTGCGTCTGTTCGCCCATTGGAACGATCCGGTGCGAATCAATCGAAGTCGGTTCTTGACCGTGACGGGCGCTATGGTGGTCCTCTGCATCGCTGGATTGATGCTTCCCTATCAACAGCGGGTTTCAGCCCCGATGATCGTCACTCATGACAAACCGGTTGAAGTACGGTCGCGAGCACGAGGTTTCGTTACGGAAATTGCTGTCGAGCCTGGACAGCGAGTTGTTGTCGGTCAGGTGCTGGCCCGATTGACCAATCGGGGACTCGAGATCGATTTGCAGCGTCTGAACGCTGAAATTGCTCAATCCCGACATCGACAACGCGTCTTCCGCCACAATCAGTCCATGGTGGAACTGGAAATCGAGCGTGCCAGTGAGCTTGCGATGATGACGCGACAGCATGATTTGCAGCAGCGGCTTGCCGGACTCCATATTCGCTGTCCCGCCGAGGGGACGGTCCTTCAATCGGACTTAGTCG from the Novipirellula artificiosorum genome contains:
- a CDS encoding efflux RND transporter periplasmic adaptor subunit encodes the protein MSDEPIAADPITVEVMSFRPCIREDLRVTRQVHSGLPSFVIEDPVSGRFSRVGNVEYTFLSQLDGRTTVAEAFAVTASKHGLDALDEQDAVSLCGWLVESGLAHTNASKTGRRVADVARKQREQVIVGAMNPMFQKIPLCNPSFMVDPMVRVAKRLSQRSMVRVVLMFTAALGFAATTLALIGNWHDLWNASRNVFADGNWIWLIATWVIVKGIHELGHATACRWLGGRVGEAGVMLVLFMPLPYVDVSSSWAFPNKWHRMLVAGAGMMVEAAMASIAFWFWLCVEDPVVQMHARNLIVAATITTVLFNLNPLMRFDGYYLLSDYLELPNLSTNATRWLTYLRQKYWLGASVTRPTWPEGQVPMVATYAVAAFVWRILICVTLAMAAMSLWRGAGILLAAVAITFWIGKPIVRLFAHWNDPVRINRSRFLTVTGAMVVLCIAGLMLPYQQRVSAPMIVTHDKPVEVRSRARGFVTEIAVEPGQRVVVGQVLARLTNRGLEIDLQRLNAEIAQSRHRQRVFRHNQSMVELEIERASELAMMTRQHDLQQRLAGLHIRCPAEGTVLQSDLVDRLGTLVTAGERMFVVADPKQMKLVAMIRQDDAVTLRDRDQFTADVWIEGQGRLLETICFDELKPRATHDLSHPAFASSLGGSLAVYANPQARNVKERWKLVEPRVIAEAFWEDPQSQNGGGELRGGQRGTVRFVLGQQTLGQILLDELIQWYRKSGASVVIAAR